The Corynebacterium jeddahense genome has a window encoding:
- a CDS encoding bifunctional metallophosphatase/5'-nucleotidase: MFDFRRAGALIAATTTTAVVLTATPFVSAAEADQVTIDVANITDFHGRLKANLTKDKETGALTPKSTDEMGAANVAGIMNYLRGQNPNTIVTSSGDNQGGSAFVSFISDDKYTMDFINAIGTDGSAVGNHEFDKGYKDLIDRIVPGTNDKQLGANIFVDGKQTVKPYTIVEKDGVKVALVGTTSNLTPEKSSPANVAGIDFKDSAEQVNVEAKKIKDNGEADMVIALIHDPADTSSPKLDPKYVDFVFGGDDHIKRLDLNAAVPFAQSYEYGKVVTDVTFTYDKAEKKVVKVDAKQIDATQLADLGITPDPEVEKIVAEAEKISQERGQKVIATIDADFKRGSNPGDKPGTNRGTESTANNMLAQSAVAALSAFLDTKIDFGVMNAGGVRDDLSKGDVTYEQAATVQPFGNNIAVATLSGAAIKEALENQWRTAEAEAKSGRPRLDMGLSDNVSYTYNPNAERGNRILDIKINGESVDPKKDYTVAASTFLLDGGDGLINKDEVRDRNDVGYNDLQAFVDYLQTGNAKVREGQKDVGVVLPEGGLKAGEKNTIELTSLSYSSDGEAKASTVDVKLGGATGSATVNNDVTDADKGLGEQGRAKVEIEIPADASGAQTLEITTNAGTKVTLPVTVAAAPTPTPTPEPTPTPEPTPAQDPKPTPTPEPTPTNTTTTTSPAPTTAKGSSSSSDGSSSNGSSNAPLAVIIAGMVALLSVLAVFLAGPIDSILGPIAKIS; encoded by the coding sequence CCACGGCCGTCTCAAGGCAAACCTGACCAAGGACAAAGAGACCGGTGCCCTCACGCCGAAGAGCACCGACGAGATGGGTGCCGCGAACGTCGCGGGCATCATGAACTACCTGCGTGGCCAGAACCCGAACACCATCGTCACCTCCTCCGGCGACAATCAGGGCGGCTCCGCATTCGTCTCGTTCATCTCGGACGACAAGTACACGATGGACTTCATTAACGCCATCGGCACCGACGGCTCCGCCGTGGGCAACCACGAGTTCGACAAGGGCTACAAGGACCTCATCGACCGCATCGTCCCGGGCACCAACGACAAGCAGCTTGGCGCGAACATCTTCGTCGATGGCAAGCAGACCGTGAAGCCGTACACCATCGTGGAGAAGGACGGCGTGAAGGTCGCGCTCGTCGGCACCACCTCCAACCTCACCCCGGAAAAGTCCAGCCCCGCCAACGTCGCCGGCATCGACTTCAAAGACTCCGCGGAGCAGGTCAACGTCGAGGCGAAGAAGATCAAGGACAACGGCGAGGCCGACATGGTGATCGCCCTCATCCACGATCCGGCGGACACCAGCTCGCCGAAGCTCGACCCGAAGTACGTCGACTTCGTCTTCGGCGGCGACGACCACATCAAGCGCCTCGACCTCAACGCGGCCGTGCCGTTCGCGCAGTCCTACGAGTACGGCAAGGTTGTCACCGACGTCACCTTCACCTACGACAAAGCCGAGAAGAAGGTTGTCAAGGTCGACGCAAAGCAGATCGACGCGACGCAGCTCGCCGACCTCGGCATCACCCCGGACCCGGAGGTCGAGAAGATCGTCGCCGAGGCCGAGAAGATCTCCCAGGAGCGCGGCCAGAAGGTCATCGCTACCATCGACGCTGACTTCAAGCGCGGCTCCAACCCGGGTGACAAGCCCGGCACCAACCGCGGCACCGAGTCCACCGCGAACAACATGCTCGCCCAGTCGGCCGTCGCGGCGCTCTCTGCGTTCCTGGACACGAAGATCGACTTCGGCGTGATGAACGCTGGCGGCGTCCGCGATGACCTCTCCAAGGGCGACGTGACCTACGAGCAGGCCGCGACCGTCCAGCCGTTCGGCAACAACATCGCGGTGGCCACCCTGTCCGGCGCCGCCATCAAGGAGGCGCTGGAGAACCAGTGGCGGACGGCTGAGGCCGAGGCGAAGTCCGGCCGCCCGCGCCTGGACATGGGCCTGTCGGACAACGTCTCCTACACCTACAACCCGAACGCCGAGCGCGGCAACCGCATCCTCGACATCAAGATCAACGGCGAGTCCGTCGACCCGAAGAAGGACTACACCGTCGCGGCATCGACGTTCCTCCTCGACGGCGGCGACGGCCTGATCAACAAGGACGAGGTCCGCGACCGCAACGACGTGGGCTACAATGACCTGCAGGCGTTCGTGGACTACCTCCAGACCGGCAATGCGAAGGTGCGCGAGGGCCAGAAGGACGTCGGCGTGGTTCTGCCGGAGGGCGGCCTCAAGGCCGGCGAGAAGAACACCATCGAGCTGACCTCCCTGAGCTACTCCTCTGACGGCGAGGCCAAGGCGAGCACCGTCGACGTGAAGCTCGGTGGCGCGACCGGTTCCGCAACGGTGAACAACGACGTCACCGACGCCGACAAGGGCCTGGGCGAGCAGGGCCGCGCGAAGGTCGAGATCGAGATTCCGGCGGACGCTTCTGGCGCGCAGACCCTCGAGATCACCACCAACGCTGGCACGAAGGTCACGCTCCCGGTCACGGTGGCCGCCGCCCCGACCCCGACCCCGACCCCGGAACCGACCCCGACCCCGGAACCGACCCCGGCGCAGGATCCGAAGCCGACGCCGACGCCGGAACCGACCCCGACGAACACCACCACGACCACTTCCCCCGCCCCGACGACCGCGAAGGGCTCCAGCTCCAGCTCCGACGGCTCGAGCTCGAACGGCTCCAGCAACGCCCCGCTCGCAGTCATCATCGCGGGCATGGTCGCGCTGCTCAGCGTGCTCGCCGTGTTCCTGGCCGGCCCGATCGATAGCATCCTCGGCCCGATCGCCAAGATCTCCTAG
- a CDS encoding peptidylprolyl isomerase, which yields MATNEQRGKDALSDLERELNARDRKEKNRPWTVAAISAAVIALVGGGIFFAATKDDGDNTAASETTATESADTSTTEQEPFDASKYEPIATTRDVALPPTVNCTYNKANDGGDGVSAPQTDGISTEGTVTVELDTNQGPIGMELDRSASPCTVNAIEHLAKEGFYNDTVCHRLTTGDGLKVLQCGDRAGTGAGGPGFQFDNELPTDKALDEVDMSGVNIPETATDQEKKQTRSMMLQQVAQPERYERGTIAMANAGVDTNGSQFFLNYGDSVLPPLYTYFGHIDDAGLSTLDKIAANGVEGGSEDGAPAEEVRIQKATVK from the coding sequence GTGGCAACGAACGAACAGCGCGGCAAAGACGCCCTGTCTGATCTCGAGCGCGAGCTCAACGCGCGCGACAGGAAAGAAAAGAACCGCCCGTGGACGGTTGCCGCGATCTCCGCGGCGGTCATCGCCCTCGTCGGCGGCGGCATCTTCTTCGCCGCCACGAAGGACGACGGCGACAACACTGCCGCGAGCGAGACCACCGCGACGGAGAGCGCGGACACCTCCACCACCGAGCAGGAGCCGTTCGACGCCTCGAAGTACGAGCCGATCGCCACCACGCGTGACGTCGCCCTGCCGCCGACCGTCAACTGCACGTACAACAAGGCCAACGACGGCGGCGACGGCGTGAGCGCGCCGCAAACCGACGGCATCTCCACCGAGGGCACCGTCACCGTCGAGCTGGACACGAACCAGGGTCCGATCGGCATGGAGCTCGACCGCTCCGCCTCCCCGTGCACCGTCAACGCCATCGAGCACCTGGCCAAGGAGGGCTTCTACAACGACACGGTGTGCCACCGCCTGACCACGGGCGACGGCCTGAAGGTGCTGCAGTGTGGCGACCGCGCCGGCACCGGCGCCGGCGGCCCGGGCTTCCAGTTCGACAACGAACTGCCCACGGACAAGGCCCTCGACGAGGTGGATATGTCCGGCGTGAACATCCCTGAGACCGCCACCGACCAGGAGAAGAAGCAGACCCGCTCGATGATGCTGCAGCAGGTCGCCCAGCCGGAGCGCTACGAGCGAGGCACGATCGCCATGGCGAATGCCGGCGTGGACACGAACGGCTCGCAGTTCTTCCTCAACTACGGTGACTCGGTGCTGCCCCCGCTGTACACCTACTTCGGCCACATCGACGACGCCGGCCTGTCCACCCTGGACAAGATCGCCGCGAACGGCGTCGAGGGCGGCTCCGAGGACGGCGCACCGGCCGAGGAGGTCCGCATCCAGAAAGCAACCGTGAAGTAG